The Urbifossiella limnaea nucleotide sequence CCGTGTTGAAGCCCCGGCACGTCCTGCCGCCCCCGACAGACGGGCCGCTCAACTCCATCACCGACATCGGGGCGAAGTGGTACAGGAACTACTTCTACTTCTTCTCGACCTACGCCTGCCCGAGCCCGACCGCCCTCGCCCCCGCGTTCGAGGCGATGTTCGCCCGGATGGAACCGCTCGGGAACGGCACGTTCGCCCTGTACGCCATGCGGTACACGGGCAAGGAATGGGTCGGGGTGCTCGACGCCCTGTCGGTGGACGAGTGCCTGGACGCCATCCGGGACGACCCGTGGTTCGTGCCATAGCGGATCGACGGCACCGCGGTCGCGGCAACCCGGCGTGCCGACACCGACACGCTCTCCCGGCGTGCGGGCCGACGCGCTACCGCGACGTGGCCTCGGCCCGGAAGGTCTTCCGAGCCCGCAGCAGCCTGAGATTCACCATGTCCGCGACGTAGATGTGGTCGTCCGTGACCCCGACGCTATTCGGGAAGGCCAGCGGGATGCCCCGCGTCGGAACCAGATCCCCGGGCAGTCCGCCCGTCGAGTCGCGGTTCCCGTAGGTGCCGAAGTGGAGGATCTCGGTGCCCGCGTTGTCGACGACCGCCACGCGCTGAGCGACGTTCGTGGGGTAGTAGAGCCGGCCGTAGGCGTCCACGTCGAACCGGGGGGTACGGGTGATGCAGTCCGTATCGAACGCGCCGTACGGCACGTCGTAAGAGACGGTCGGGCCGATCGGAGCTATGGGGAACAAGTTGCCGCTCTCCAGCGTGCCGGTCGGCGCGAACTTGTGGATGCGGCCCACGGCACCCGCGAACCGATCGCCCTCGAACCCGGGCAACCCGGCCGGCGGCTTCCGGTCGACGTACCCGACGTAGAGGTTCCCCCGGGGGTCGAACCGTACCCCGCCGGCGGCGTCGGGCAGCCTGGCGACAGTCGTCGCCCCCCACGGCACCTTCGCCCCGGTCCCGGCGAACACCCGCAGGCCGTCCTTCGGGTCGCCGACGACCGCCAGGTTGCCGTTCGGGGCGACCGCGATCCCCTTGTCGCCGTTGCCGGTGAAGCACCACTCGTGGTGAAAGGCGGGGGTGAGGCGGTTGCTCCCCGTGTCCCCGAGGTTCGCCGGCGGGTAATCGGGTTTGTCGAGGTGGAAGCGGGCCACCTTGCCGACCGAGTAGGAGGAACTCCCGTCGGCGAGAGTGCGGGCGTAGACGTGCCGGTTCCGCGGGTCGATGGCGATGCTCGCCGTCCTGAGCGGCACCTTCACGAAGCGGGGGGACTTCCAGTCCCCGACCTTCCAGACGCCGGCGTGGTCGTCCAGCAGGTAGACCTCGTCGGTCTTCTGGTCCACTTCCATCCGGTCGAACCCCAGGCACCGCTGCGCCCCCTCGACCCGGTAGAAGTCCTTGAGCAGGGTGAGATCCTTCCCGTCGTCCCGGTAGATGCGGACGGGCATCTCGGTGTACGCGACCCAGACGTTCACGGCCGTGTCGGTGTCGCACACGACGAGGTGGGAGCACTTGTGGTGGTCGGTGTACCCCGTCTCGGACACGGGGATGGTGGCCGCCGGCTTGTCGTCCTTCCGCCAGTCGGTGAACTTGAGCAACGCCACCCGCCCGCGGCCCGCGTGCTCGTCGCCGAAGCGGGTGGTGAGGTAGAGCGCACCCGTCTTCGCGCTCACGGCAACGGCATCCGGGCGTTCGACGGGGATTGCGCGGACGACCTTCCCCGTCGGGTCCAGAACGACGAGCCGCTTGTTGAGCCGGTCGCACACGAACACGTTCCCGGCCGTGTCCGCGGCGACGCCGTGCAGGGCGGCGTAGCTGTGCGTGCCGCCGAGTGCCGCCCGGCGGTCCTTCACGACCGTAGGAATGGTCCTCGGGTCCAGTGAGAAGATCACCCGGGCGGTCCGCGTTTCCCGATCGACTTTCCACACCTGCCCGTCCCGCCAGGTGCCGTCCGCCTTGATCTCCTGGATCGAACCGTATCTCGTCGTCGCGGCGTAGACGCCGCTCAGGTAGAAGTGCTTCCCGTCTGGGGTCGGGCAAGTGAAGACCGGCCCGAGCAGGGCGTTGACGACGTGGCTGTCGGGCGTCACCGGCCCCAGCCCGAGCGGCGGGCTGGTCACCAGCGGCCCCGGCATTCGTTCGCCGGCGGCCTCGGGGATGGTGCCGTCCGCGTTGACCGTCAGGAGCTCGAACGTGGCCCTGCCGGGGCCGGTGTGCCAGAAGCTGAGGCGCGTCGGGTCGGGGGTCGGGATCAACCGGGCCATCCCGCCCGTTGCGGTGTCGAGGATCGTCGTCGTCAGCGACGGGTCCGTCAGCCGGGTGAACTTGGGCGTGTAGGTGCCGTCGGGTCTGACGTTGATGCCCCACCCCGTCACGGCCGCGACGGCCTTGCCGGCGGGCGGCGGGAAGACGGTCCGCAGGTAGTTCCCGGCGGCGTCGTACCGGCGCACGGCGGGCGGCCCCAGGTTGCTGGAGTGCCCCAGCACGTACACCGTGCCGTCCGGCTTCCGTTCGAGGCCGTTGATGCCGAACGGGCTGTGGTCGTTGTGGCCGCTCTCCTCGGAGTAGTACGCGTACGGGTCGCCGCCCACGATCTGCTCCAGGGCCACCCCCATCCCCGCGCGGACGCGAACGACCACGGCCTCGGGCCGGCGGACGCGGACCTGGTAGTCGTCTTTGCCGTCCCACTCCAACGACTGCGCCCGGGAGCCGGCTGCCAACGGCGGTGGGGCCTTCGGACCGAGCACCCCGGCGGCCAGGTGTCGGACGACGGCGGACGTCGCCGGGTCGACGAGGGCGACCTCGACGTCGGTGAGCGCGTCGAGCTCGAAGGTCACCCGCCACGCCCCGGTCTGCTCGTCGGCGTGGAGTGCCGGCGGCTTGATCCACCGCGGCGGGTCGGCTCCCGGTGCCGACCCGGACGCCAGTACGACCAGACCGGCAGCGATGAGGGCGCGCATCGGATCTCCCGCTCCAGCGACCACTGGGAACCGCCGGGAACCGCCCCCACCTTTGGGTACGCCGGGGCCGGCGGTTGGCAACGAGGCGGCCCGATCGACCGGACCGGCCACGGGCTCCGACCGCCCGGTTCAGTTCCAGCGGATCGGCTTCCCGCTAAGCCACGTGATGAACACGCCGACGACCAGCAGCGCGACCGGGGCGAGGAGCGGGACCGCCACGGCCGCCACCAACCCGACGGCCACCCACCGCCC carries:
- a CDS encoding DUF3024 domain-containing protein — translated: MATPREPWNIRPARTRAAVPAALKTEVEAKSTHLVETVLKPRHVLPPPTDGPLNSITDIGAKWYRNYFYFFSTYACPSPTALAPAFEAMFARMEPLGNGTFALYAMRYTGKEWVGVLDALSVDECLDAIRDDPWFVP